The Urbifossiella limnaea genome has a window encoding:
- a CDS encoding BBP7 family outer membrane beta-barrel protein, translated as MRRVLLGGLGLAFGVFGRPALAQDSNPAASPNPVQRAARLGRPSVAGAPVGDPGITPASAVLIPRQAPAPIGAPAIPAPMPGPMGAAPKTSGPPSITMSRDQLPTAGLGAAANPVVIGQGTPFIVGQGAPVVVGPEGVVPGDCGPMGCPTPVMDAPLTAGGPAFPALGRLFGLGCDRTWVSGEYLMWWTKSTQLPPLAATGIVDPSGNGGILAQQNLLAGSFGETLHGGARFGIGHWFTDEQRRGVDARFFFLFKNGSTFTANSVQYPTLFLPFNNVNTPVGPTGNVVAAPGIAAGGIAVTLENSLWGAEVNYRRFLFGNACARVDGLAGFRYMNFTETLTINETAALLPTAPFTGAPGTITDRFRADNNFYGGQFGMTGEVRRGRWFVDGRATVALGTVQQTAEINGGQSRLLPNGTVGQYAGGLYAQPGANIGTYTQNKFAVMPEAGINLGYHITPGWRVFVGYNVLYLSSVLRPANVIDTNIDAARIPNFAVPGNPAPLPYPRPQPQLTTTDFFAQGINFGMQWTW; from the coding sequence ATGCGCCGCGTTCTGCTCGGCGGGCTCGGGCTCGCGTTCGGAGTGTTCGGCCGCCCGGCGCTGGCCCAGGACAGCAACCCCGCCGCCTCACCCAACCCCGTGCAGCGGGCCGCCCGCCTCGGCCGGCCGAGCGTCGCCGGGGCGCCCGTCGGCGACCCGGGCATCACCCCGGCTTCGGCGGTGCTCATCCCCCGGCAGGCGCCTGCGCCCATCGGCGCGCCGGCCATCCCGGCGCCGATGCCCGGCCCGATGGGCGCCGCCCCGAAGACGAGCGGCCCGCCCAGCATCACCATGAGCCGCGACCAGCTGCCGACGGCGGGGCTCGGCGCGGCGGCGAACCCGGTCGTGATCGGGCAGGGCACGCCGTTCATTGTGGGGCAAGGGGCACCGGTCGTGGTGGGGCCGGAGGGCGTAGTGCCCGGCGACTGCGGCCCGATGGGCTGCCCGACGCCGGTGATGGACGCCCCGCTGACCGCCGGCGGCCCCGCGTTCCCGGCGCTCGGCCGGCTGTTCGGCCTCGGCTGCGACCGCACCTGGGTCAGCGGCGAGTACCTGATGTGGTGGACCAAGAGCACCCAGCTGCCGCCGCTGGCTGCCACCGGGATCGTCGACCCGTCCGGGAACGGCGGCATCCTCGCGCAGCAGAACCTCCTCGCCGGGTCGTTCGGCGAGACGCTCCACGGCGGTGCCCGCTTCGGCATCGGCCACTGGTTCACCGACGAGCAGCGGCGCGGCGTGGACGCCCGGTTCTTCTTCCTGTTCAAGAACGGCAGCACGTTCACCGCCAACTCGGTGCAGTACCCGACGCTGTTCCTGCCGTTCAACAACGTGAACACGCCGGTCGGCCCGACCGGCAACGTGGTCGCCGCCCCGGGCATCGCCGCCGGCGGCATCGCGGTCACGCTGGAGAACTCGCTGTGGGGCGCGGAGGTGAACTACCGCCGCTTCCTGTTCGGGAACGCGTGCGCCCGCGTCGACGGGCTGGCCGGCTTCCGGTACATGAACTTCACCGAGACGCTGACCATCAACGAGACTGCGGCGCTGCTGCCGACGGCACCGTTCACCGGCGCCCCGGGCACGATTACCGACCGGTTCCGCGCCGACAACAACTTCTACGGCGGCCAGTTCGGGATGACCGGCGAGGTGCGCCGCGGGCGGTGGTTTGTCGACGGCCGGGCGACGGTCGCGTTAGGCACCGTGCAGCAGACGGCGGAGATCAACGGCGGGCAGTCGCGGCTGCTGCCGAACGGCACGGTCGGGCAGTACGCCGGTGGCCTGTACGCGCAGCCGGGGGCGAACATCGGCACGTACACGCAGAACAAGTTCGCGGTGATGCCGGAGGCGGGGATCAACCTCGGCTACCACATCACCCCGGGCTGGCGGGTGTTCGTGGGCTACAACGTCCTGTACCTCAGCAGCGTGCTGCGGCCGGCGAACGTGATCGACACCAACATCGACGCCGCCCGCATCCCGAACTTCGCGGTGCCCGGCAACCCGGCCCCCCTGCCGTACCCGCGGCCGCAGCCGCAACTGACCACGACCGACTTCTTCGCCCAGGGCATCAACTTCGGCATGCAGTGGACGTGGTGA
- a CDS encoding diacylglycerol kinase, translating to MEPTRRRRAWRDKFREAARGVKLGVRGHSSFSVHFFFAALALTAAAVLGLDVWEWCVVLLCVGGVMTAELLNSAIETLFHGLDADAKNRIVGCLDIAAGAVLVAGATAAVVGTLVFGRKLLVLFHLLPG from the coding sequence ATGGAGCCGACCAGGCGCCGGCGGGCGTGGCGCGACAAGTTCCGCGAGGCCGCGCGCGGGGTGAAGCTCGGCGTCCGCGGGCACTCCAGCTTCAGCGTCCACTTCTTCTTCGCGGCGCTGGCGCTGACCGCCGCCGCCGTCCTCGGCCTCGACGTGTGGGAGTGGTGCGTCGTGCTGCTGTGCGTCGGCGGCGTCATGACCGCGGAGTTACTCAACAGCGCGATCGAGACGCTGTTCCACGGCCTGGACGCCGACGCGAAGAACCGCATCGTGGGCTGCCTGGACATCGCCGCGGGGGCGGTGTTGGTCGCGGGGGCGACGGCCGCGGTGGTCGGCACGCTGGTGTTCGGGCGGAAGCTGCTGGTCCTGTTCCACCTGCTGCCGGGGTAA
- a CDS encoding LPS-assembly protein LptD: protein MVRRWLALCFGAVLAAPAAAQPGTAPAFQPGAVRGLPVAAQPGQDFPLPTDGLMAPAPAVPPRTAYQLPPAVQPPPGTPPRTRVPDLNLPEGMTIPLPGTPGRSFQFARRYGRLFNISSEQLDASTQRIVFTGGVIVSVSPGTDKGGKPQPAMEFATDSAVVWVTGTKVNNVAEGFEASPETKREVEIYLTGNVVIRTVSAAAKDTVGQTLRAEEIYYDVARNRAVAVNADLEMATRQAPDGVHLTGKEIRRLDRENWEILDGSAYSSKLPSDPGFQLTSTRAALRERTVQPTNIFGIPYRDFDGNPVEAPERILTIRNAVTRLADVPVFYLPYLKVDANDPLGPLTAIGLGQDRIFGTQVYTTWDVYKLLALRPPAGHRWRMDLDYLSDRGPAAGTNYDYTLPPDPDRGYSPGRGFLRLYGLSDGGVDVVGGGRGVEPTHPDFRGRGQWRHQQELFGADTYFQGQLSYLSDQNFLEQFYKAEFDLGPNQDTFAYLTHRYRNMWAAALLQPKIDRNWMTQTMWLPRVDGAITGESFWDLINYNARANAGYAMLRPSQQNPFAVLPTDRYVDTGRFNLNQEVSVPFDLGPVRLAPYGTLDLAYYTQALTGDDLGRVYGGGGLRANLPFSRLYESATSELLNVRGLYHKASVGADYYYAQSSTAYTNLPQLDRLNDDTTDYTYNYARTYFPQNLPGAEGLALAYSPVYDAQRYAIRRVVDNRTDTLDDMHVLRLENRNRFQTKRGYPGLEHTVDVFSLNLGASFFPNPARDNFDHPWAFLEYDGLWNVGDRVALMSAGWVDPFDLGARYWNVGASLDRPDRTSFYVGYRQTDPLNSKAVTGSVTYQLSRRYFTNVGVSYDFGMQQALTNSFSVTRTGSDMTFTLGVTYNALVNNFGVQFLLVPNLVAYSAQSRLGGGIGGLNQR from the coding sequence GTGGTCAGGCGTTGGCTGGCACTCTGTTTCGGGGCGGTCCTCGCCGCCCCCGCCGCGGCGCAGCCCGGCACCGCCCCGGCGTTCCAGCCCGGCGCGGTCCGCGGGTTGCCCGTCGCCGCGCAGCCGGGCCAGGACTTCCCGCTGCCGACCGACGGCCTCATGGCGCCTGCCCCGGCCGTGCCGCCGCGCACCGCCTACCAGCTGCCGCCCGCCGTGCAGCCGCCGCCCGGCACGCCGCCGCGCACACGCGTCCCGGACCTGAACCTCCCCGAGGGGATGACCATTCCGCTCCCCGGCACCCCCGGGCGCAGCTTCCAGTTCGCCCGCCGCTACGGCCGCCTGTTCAACATCAGCAGCGAACAGCTCGACGCCAGCACCCAGCGCATCGTCTTCACGGGCGGCGTAATCGTCTCCGTGTCGCCCGGCACAGACAAGGGCGGCAAGCCGCAGCCGGCGATGGAGTTCGCCACCGACTCGGCCGTGGTGTGGGTCACCGGCACGAAGGTGAACAACGTCGCCGAGGGCTTCGAGGCCAGCCCCGAGACCAAGCGCGAGGTCGAGATCTATCTCACCGGCAACGTCGTCATCCGCACCGTGTCCGCCGCCGCCAAGGACACCGTCGGGCAGACACTGCGGGCCGAGGAAATTTATTACGACGTGGCCCGGAACCGGGCCGTGGCGGTGAACGCCGACCTGGAGATGGCCACCCGCCAGGCGCCCGACGGCGTCCACCTGACGGGCAAGGAAATCCGCCGGCTCGACCGCGAGAACTGGGAAATCCTCGACGGCTCGGCCTACTCCAGCAAGCTGCCGTCGGACCCCGGGTTCCAGCTCACCAGCACCCGCGCCGCGCTCCGCGAGCGGACCGTGCAGCCGACCAACATCTTCGGCATCCCGTACCGCGACTTCGACGGCAACCCGGTCGAGGCGCCGGAGCGCATCCTGACCATACGGAATGCCGTCACCCGGCTGGCCGACGTGCCGGTGTTCTACCTGCCGTACCTGAAGGTGGACGCGAACGACCCGCTCGGGCCGCTCACGGCCATCGGCCTCGGCCAGGACCGCATCTTCGGCACGCAGGTGTACACCACCTGGGACGTGTACAAGCTGCTGGCGCTGCGCCCGCCCGCCGGTCACCGGTGGCGGATGGACCTCGACTACCTCAGCGACCGCGGCCCGGCCGCCGGCACCAACTACGACTACACGCTGCCGCCCGACCCCGACCGCGGCTACTCGCCCGGCCGCGGGTTCTTGCGGCTCTACGGCCTGTCCGACGGCGGCGTGGACGTGGTCGGCGGCGGTCGCGGCGTGGAGCCGACGCACCCGGACTTCCGCGGCCGCGGGCAGTGGCGGCACCAGCAGGAGCTGTTCGGCGCCGACACCTACTTCCAGGGGCAGCTGTCGTACCTGAGCGACCAGAACTTCCTCGAACAGTTCTACAAGGCGGAGTTCGACCTCGGGCCGAACCAGGACACGTTCGCGTACCTGACGCACCGCTACCGGAACATGTGGGCCGCGGCGCTCCTGCAGCCGAAGATCGACCGCAACTGGATGACGCAGACGATGTGGCTGCCGCGGGTGGACGGCGCCATTACCGGCGAGTCGTTCTGGGACCTCATCAACTACAACGCCCGGGCCAACGCCGGGTACGCGATGCTGCGGCCGTCGCAGCAGAACCCGTTCGCCGTGCTGCCGACCGACCGCTACGTGGACACGGGCCGGTTCAACCTGAACCAGGAGGTGAGCGTCCCGTTCGACCTCGGCCCGGTGCGGCTGGCCCCCTACGGCACCCTCGACCTGGCGTACTACACGCAGGCCCTCACCGGCGACGACCTCGGCCGGGTGTACGGCGGCGGCGGCCTCCGTGCGAACCTGCCGTTCTCGCGGCTGTACGAGAGCGCCACCAGCGAACTGCTGAACGTCCGCGGGCTGTACCACAAGGCGAGCGTGGGGGCCGACTACTACTACGCCCAGTCCAGCACGGCATACACGAACCTGCCGCAACTCGACCGGCTCAACGACGACACCACCGACTACACCTACAACTACGCCCGCACCTACTTCCCGCAGAACCTCCCCGGCGCGGAGGGGTTGGCCCTGGCGTACTCGCCGGTGTACGACGCCCAGCGGTACGCCATCCGCCGCGTCGTGGACAACCGCACCGACACGCTCGACGACATGCACGTGCTGCGGCTGGAGAACCGCAACCGCTTCCAGACGAAGCGCGGCTACCCGGGCCTCGAGCACACGGTGGACGTGTTCAGCCTGAACCTGGGGGCGTCGTTCTTCCCGAACCCGGCGCGGGACAACTTCGACCACCCGTGGGCGTTCCTGGAGTACGACGGGCTGTGGAACGTCGGCGACCGGGTGGCGCTGATGTCGGCCGGGTGGGTGGACCCGTTCGACCTGGGCGCCCGCTACTGGAACGTGGGCGCCAGCCTGGACCGCCCGGACCGCACGAGCTTCTACGTCGGCTACCGGCAGACGGACCCGCTGAACAGCAAGGCCGTGACCGGCTCGGTGACGTACCAGCTCAGCCGGCGGTACTTCACGAACGTGGGCGTGAGCTACGACTTCGGCATGCAGCAGGCGCTGACGAACTCGTTCAGTGTGACCCGCACCGGGTCGGACATGACGTTCACGCTGGGGGTGACGTACAACGCCCTGGTGAACAACTTCGGCGTGCAGTTCCTGCTGGTCCCGAACCTGGTGGCGTACTCGGCACAGAGCCGGCTCGGCGGCGGCATCGGCGGGCTCAACCAGCGGTGA
- a CDS encoding LVIVD repeat-containing protein, with product MDAGDKPVSIRSAVAGLAVFAALVGGPLGFSLYVAAADAPPGSARVGGDAPPGAARITPDHPVTPAAAAVPRPVVPRNVILPHGDGTRDLQNPNWSTDPTDPFPMPPEWANVRLMEQTAAEAAAKSAGCVGCHQTVGDPHCKPTLRIGCTDCHGGNASCAVKELAHVAPRNPHLWPAGGANPVRSYTLLNHESPEFIRFVNPGDFRVAHIGCGTAGCHPKEVQTNRKQIMATGCMLWGAAAYNNGTLPSKPALLGEAYGMAGAPLMLKTHPAPSEEEQKRGVIAALYPLPRFEMSQPGNILRIFEPGGRFLPEIGNPERMEEPGRPRTRLSLRGLGTSNRTDPVLVSANKTRLFDPTLNMLGTNDNPGDYRSSGCSACHVVYANDRSPVHSGPFAKYGNRGMTANTDPMIPKNQSGHPIDHKFTNSIPVSQCMVCHTHPGTTVMNTYIGYMWWDEESDAHLMYPAKQKNPTGEELVRSMLRNPNESAARGNLSDPEFTAELSQLNKHTSRQFFGDFHSHGWAYRAVFKRDRHGNLLDHKGAFVGPPSPELLAAGVDWPNKAREFHKEEKQKEFADPVAGPKAAVKAEAAHNDCRSGMPVHLMDIHMEKGMHCVDCHFSQDMHGNNRLHAEVRAATEIACIDCHGTVGKHATLKTSGPASYTSSEEGGRNLLAMKTPFGKPRFEVQDLPGGGKRFFQNSCVEPGLRWEVVQTRDVIDPTHARYNAKAALAKTVRFNAKTGQLEWGDMDALEGGAECAAHGNSNMSCIACHSAWNPSCFGCHLPQRANIKAPNLHADGDVGRNYTAYNFQTLRDDVYMLARDGDVTGNKINPSRSSCAIHVSSQNGNRETIYIQQQTVSAEGYSGQAFSTNVPHTVRGKGVRETKQCSDCHLSQRNDNNAWMAQLMMHGTGFVNFVGKYAWAAAGEEGLFGVNVAESSEPQAVYGTDLHRYAFPDHYRKHVERGGLLEFSHEHPGRDVLTGLVRPFKKSEVLMVQNRGEFLYAACGDAGVRVFDIAFIDHKGFAERITTAPVSPAGQRFYLPSRYATYVAAPCTPAVDPTRKMSPANKEQPIHPLFGYLYICDKYEGLIVTGAAATLDGNPVNNFLKRAVTFNPNGLLCGARHAHVHGTHLFVSCDAGLVVIDIDKPTEPRVVNVVGEPFLKKPRMVATQLRYCYVCDEEGVKVLDITDPAAPQPKSLIRMGADAHSIYLARTYAYVAAGSRGLVILDIVNAAEPKVDQVFNAGGCMNDVRDIKLGMTYTSLIGYVADGKNGMRVVQITSPETPGYEGFSPKPTPRLVATFKPHEGKILSIARGLDRDRAVDEAGNQIGVFGRVGARPLNGAEQRKMYLRNGVPWFVSDEPTTPGLYQERRRVR from the coding sequence ATGGACGCGGGCGACAAGCCAGTTTCGATCCGCTCGGCCGTCGCCGGGCTGGCCGTGTTCGCCGCGCTCGTGGGCGGGCCGCTCGGCTTCTCGCTGTACGTCGCCGCCGCCGACGCGCCGCCCGGCAGCGCGCGCGTCGGCGGCGACGCTCCGCCCGGTGCCGCCCGCATCACCCCCGACCACCCCGTGACGCCCGCCGCGGCCGCCGTGCCGCGGCCGGTCGTGCCGCGCAACGTCATCCTGCCGCACGGCGACGGCACCCGCGACCTGCAGAACCCGAACTGGTCCACCGACCCGACCGACCCGTTCCCGATGCCGCCGGAGTGGGCCAACGTTCGGCTGATGGAGCAGACGGCGGCGGAAGCGGCGGCCAAGTCCGCCGGCTGCGTCGGCTGTCACCAGACGGTCGGCGACCCGCACTGCAAGCCGACGCTCCGCATCGGCTGCACCGACTGCCACGGCGGCAACGCCAGCTGCGCCGTGAAGGAACTGGCCCACGTCGCCCCGCGCAACCCGCACCTGTGGCCGGCCGGCGGGGCGAACCCGGTGCGGTCGTACACGCTGCTCAACCACGAGTCGCCCGAGTTCATCCGGTTCGTGAACCCCGGCGACTTCCGCGTCGCGCACATCGGCTGCGGCACCGCCGGCTGCCACCCCAAGGAAGTGCAGACGAACCGCAAGCAGATCATGGCCACCGGCTGCATGCTGTGGGGCGCCGCGGCTTACAACAACGGCACGCTCCCCTCGAAGCCCGCGCTGCTCGGCGAGGCCTACGGCATGGCCGGGGCGCCGCTGATGCTCAAGACCCACCCCGCGCCGTCGGAAGAAGAGCAGAAGCGCGGCGTGATCGCGGCGCTGTACCCGCTGCCGCGGTTCGAGATGAGCCAGCCCGGCAACATCCTCCGCATCTTCGAGCCGGGCGGCCGCTTCCTGCCGGAAATCGGCAACCCCGAGCGGATGGAAGAACCCGGCCGCCCGCGCACGCGCCTGAGCCTCCGCGGGCTCGGCACCAGCAACCGCACCGACCCCGTGCTCGTGAGCGCGAACAAGACGCGCCTGTTCGACCCGACGCTGAACATGCTCGGCACCAACGACAACCCCGGCGACTACCGCAGCAGCGGCTGCTCGGCGTGCCACGTCGTGTACGCCAACGACCGCTCGCCGGTCCACTCCGGGCCGTTCGCCAAGTACGGCAACCGCGGCATGACGGCGAACACCGACCCGATGATCCCGAAGAACCAGTCGGGGCACCCGATCGACCACAAGTTCACCAACAGCATCCCGGTCAGCCAGTGCATGGTGTGCCACACGCACCCCGGCACCACGGTGATGAACACCTACATCGGCTACATGTGGTGGGACGAGGAGAGCGACGCCCACCTGATGTACCCGGCGAAGCAGAAGAACCCGACCGGCGAGGAGCTGGTCCGCTCCATGCTGCGGAACCCGAACGAGTCCGCGGCCCGCGGGAACCTGTCGGACCCCGAGTTCACCGCGGAACTGTCGCAGCTGAACAAGCACACGAGCCGGCAGTTCTTCGGCGACTTCCACAGCCACGGCTGGGCGTACCGCGCCGTCTTCAAGCGCGACCGGCACGGCAACCTGCTCGACCACAAGGGCGCGTTCGTCGGCCCGCCGTCGCCCGAGTTGCTGGCCGCGGGCGTGGACTGGCCGAACAAGGCGCGGGAGTTCCACAAGGAGGAGAAGCAGAAGGAGTTCGCCGACCCCGTGGCCGGGCCGAAGGCGGCGGTGAAGGCGGAGGCGGCGCACAACGACTGCCGCAGCGGCATGCCCGTTCACCTCATGGACATCCACATGGAGAAGGGGATGCACTGCGTGGACTGCCACTTCTCACAGGACATGCACGGCAACAACCGCCTCCACGCCGAGGTCCGCGCCGCGACCGAGATCGCGTGCATCGACTGCCACGGCACCGTGGGCAAGCACGCCACCCTCAAAACGAGCGGCCCCGCGTCGTACACGTCGTCGGAGGAAGGCGGGCGGAACCTGCTGGCGATGAAGACGCCGTTCGGCAAGCCGCGGTTCGAGGTGCAAGACCTGCCCGGCGGCGGGAAGCGGTTCTTCCAGAACTCGTGCGTCGAGCCGGGTCTGCGGTGGGAGGTGGTGCAGACCCGCGACGTGATCGACCCCACGCACGCGCGCTACAACGCGAAGGCGGCGCTGGCCAAGACCGTCCGCTTCAACGCGAAGACGGGCCAGCTTGAGTGGGGCGACATGGACGCGCTGGAGGGCGGGGCCGAGTGCGCCGCCCACGGCAACAGCAACATGAGCTGCATCGCCTGCCACTCGGCGTGGAACCCGAGCTGCTTCGGGTGCCACCTGCCCCAGCGGGCCAACATCAAGGCGCCGAACCTCCACGCCGACGGCGACGTGGGGCGGAACTACACCGCGTACAACTTCCAGACCCTCCGCGACGACGTGTACATGCTCGCCCGCGACGGCGACGTGACCGGCAACAAGATCAACCCGAGCCGCTCCAGCTGCGCGATTCACGTCTCGTCGCAGAACGGCAACCGCGAGACGATCTACATCCAGCAGCAGACGGTGAGCGCCGAGGGGTACAGTGGCCAGGCGTTCAGTACGAACGTGCCGCACACGGTGCGCGGCAAGGGCGTCCGCGAGACGAAGCAGTGCAGCGACTGCCACCTGTCGCAGCGGAACGACAACAACGCCTGGATGGCCCAGCTGATGATGCACGGCACCGGCTTCGTCAACTTCGTCGGCAAGTACGCGTGGGCGGCGGCCGGCGAGGAAGGCTTGTTCGGCGTGAACGTGGCCGAGTCGAGCGAGCCGCAGGCGGTGTACGGCACCGACCTGCACCGCTACGCCTTCCCCGACCACTACCGCAAGCACGTCGAGCGCGGCGGCCTGCTGGAGTTCTCGCACGAGCACCCGGGCCGCGACGTGCTCACGGGGTTGGTGCGGCCGTTCAAGAAGTCCGAGGTGCTGATGGTGCAGAATCGCGGCGAGTTCCTCTACGCCGCGTGCGGCGACGCCGGCGTCCGCGTGTTCGACATCGCGTTCATCGACCACAAGGGCTTCGCCGAGCGCATCACGACGGCCCCTGTGTCGCCGGCCGGGCAGCGATTCTACTTGCCGTCGCGCTACGCCACCTACGTGGCGGCGCCGTGTACGCCGGCCGTGGACCCGACCCGCAAGATGAGCCCGGCGAACAAGGAGCAGCCGATCCACCCGCTGTTCGGCTACCTCTACATCTGCGACAAGTACGAGGGGCTCATCGTCACCGGCGCGGCCGCGACGCTCGACGGCAACCCGGTGAACAACTTCCTGAAGCGGGCGGTGACGTTCAACCCGAACGGCCTGCTGTGCGGGGCGCGGCACGCCCACGTCCACGGCACGCACCTGTTCGTGTCGTGCGACGCCGGGCTGGTCGTCATCGACATCGACAAGCCGACCGAGCCGCGGGTGGTGAACGTGGTCGGCGAGCCGTTCCTGAAGAAGCCGCGGATGGTGGCGACGCAGCTGCGCTACTGCTACGTCTGCGACGAGGAGGGCGTGAAGGTGCTGGACATCACCGACCCGGCGGCGCCGCAGCCGAAGTCGCTGATCCGCATGGGGGCCGACGCCCACAGCATCTACCTGGCCCGCACGTACGCCTACGTCGCCGCCGGGTCGCGCGGGCTGGTGATCCTCGACATCGTGAACGCGGCCGAGCCGAAGGTGGACCAGGTGTTCAACGCCGGCGGCTGCATGAACGACGTGCGCGACATCAAGCTCGGGATGACGTACACGAGCCTCATCGGCTACGTCGCCGACGGCAAGAACGGGATGCGGGTGGTGCAGATCACGTCGCCGGAGACGCCGGGCTACGAGGGCTTCAGCCCCAAGCCAACGCCGCGGCTGGTGGCGACGTTCAAGCCGCACGAGGGGAAGATTCTGAGCATCGCCCGCGGCCTGGACCGCGACCGCGCCGTGGACGAGGCCGGCAACCAGATCGGCGTGTTCGGCCGGGTGGGCGCTCGGCCGCTGAACGGCGCCGAGCAGCGGAAGATGTACCTGCGGAACGGCGTGCCGTGGTTCGTGAGCGACGAGCCGACGACGCCGGGGCTGTACCAGGAGCGCCGCCGGGTGCGTTGA
- a CDS encoding serine/threonine-protein kinase, whose translation MSFSDPFGTGRPPPPPRSDPNATRRDADPERTVRRPGNDTPSPFPGLGGFVVPGFEVLGEIARGGMGVVFAARELALGREVAIKTLLPEFSGDALAAARFAAEVRTTARLPHPGVPPVYRLGLLADGRPFMAMKLIRGRTLAAVLAARWQRPASRSTDDLDITAPDSPGALQILEQVCQAVGFAHARGVVHRDLKPANVMVGPFGEVQVMDWGLALDTTARQPDDLDPVLNAATGPDQVIVVHRSMFVAEGTPAYMAPEQARGGAVDARADVFALGGVLCAVLTGRPPFTGRDADDVLRRARLADLSDAFDRLDRSDAAPELVALAKSCLAADADERPPDAGVVTSILIAHRTGWEEKLREFDREQAAAVARSGEARKTAWAAARAEYEAAARGRMWRAVVALAVLSSALAAGLALTHMAPEAPSRGAGCSP comes from the coding sequence ATGTCGTTCAGCGACCCGTTCGGAACGGGCCGGCCGCCGCCGCCCCCGCGGTCTGACCCCAACGCCACCCGCCGCGACGCCGACCCGGAACGGACCGTCCGCCGGCCCGGCAACGACACGCCGAGCCCGTTCCCCGGCCTCGGCGGGTTCGTCGTCCCCGGGTTCGAGGTGCTCGGCGAGATCGCCCGCGGCGGCATGGGCGTCGTGTTCGCCGCCCGCGAGTTGGCCCTCGGCCGCGAGGTGGCGATCAAGACGCTGCTGCCCGAGTTCAGCGGCGACGCGCTGGCCGCGGCCCGGTTCGCCGCTGAAGTTCGCACGACCGCCCGGCTGCCGCACCCGGGGGTGCCGCCCGTGTACCGCCTCGGCCTGCTCGCCGACGGGCGGCCGTTCATGGCCATGAAATTGATCCGCGGCCGCACCCTCGCCGCGGTGCTGGCCGCGCGCTGGCAGCGGCCGGCGTCGCGCTCCACCGACGACCTGGACATCACCGCCCCCGACTCGCCGGGCGCCCTGCAAATCCTGGAACAAGTGTGCCAGGCGGTCGGGTTCGCGCACGCCCGCGGCGTCGTCCACCGCGACCTGAAGCCGGCGAACGTGATGGTCGGCCCGTTCGGCGAGGTGCAGGTCATGGACTGGGGGCTGGCCCTGGACACGACGGCGCGCCAGCCCGACGACCTGGACCCCGTGCTGAACGCCGCCACCGGGCCGGACCAGGTCATCGTCGTGCACCGCTCGATGTTCGTGGCCGAGGGAACGCCCGCGTACATGGCCCCGGAACAGGCACGCGGCGGAGCGGTGGACGCGCGGGCCGACGTGTTCGCGCTCGGCGGCGTGCTGTGCGCCGTCCTTACGGGTCGCCCGCCGTTCACCGGCCGCGACGCCGACGACGTGCTGCGCCGCGCCCGCCTCGCCGACCTGTCCGACGCCTTCGACCGCCTCGACCGCTCGGACGCCGCCCCGGAACTGGTCGCGCTGGCGAAGTCGTGCCTGGCCGCGGACGCCGACGAGCGCCCGCCGGACGCCGGCGTCGTGACGAGCATCCTGATCGCCCACCGGACGGGCTGGGAGGAGAAGTTGCGCGAGTTCGACCGCGAGCAGGCCGCCGCAGTCGCACGCAGCGGCGAGGCGCGGAAGACGGCGTGGGCCGCCGCGCGGGCGGAGTACGAGGCGGCCGCCCGCGGCCGGATGTGGCGGGCGGTGGTGGCGCTCGCGGTACTCAGCAGCGCCCTCGCCGCCGGGTTGGCGCTGACGCACATGGCGCCCGAAGCGCCGAGCCGCGGCGCCGGGTGTTCGCCTTGA